DNA sequence from the Daphnia pulex isolate KAP4 chromosome 8, ASM2113471v1 genome:
ttaaatttattaggTCATCAGCACTTACGGAGTAGCAGTTGTACGGGTCTGCGCAGCCGGTCCAGCGATAGTCGAGGACCACCCCGGTGTTTTCCACCTGGCAATTGCCAGGCCCGTAACACACCTGGATGCCCATGCTGGCCTGACGCGATTCAGGGGCTCCGTTGACGGCCAGCACCAGCAGGAGGCCGGCGAGGAAAATCAGTCGGTTCATGTTGTCAATTGCGTTTCGAATGTCTCAATAATCACCAGACATTTTTCGACTGTGGCTTTTATATCCAAACTGAAATTTGAACATTGCGCAGGATTGTATAAGCTTCGAGTTTGTTTAACGATTGTGATGGGTACACGTGCACCGAGTTTATTATTCAAACAGTCAAAGGACGTGGAACACCAACATCTTGCGATAAAATGTGAAACCATTATTCGAATAATGGAAATAAACTTGGAGATCCATTAAACTGTAAACACAGGTGTGCATACATTAAAGATTAATTATATCACTGGGAAATACGCCGAGTCAAAAGTCAATTTatgtatttttgaattttcgttaTTTACTTTTCCTACCCAGTCGCTGAGGGCCTCTATTGGCTATTGATTGAATCAATTCATGTAATAGTTTTGCCAATAGATGGCAGTGGAATTAAGCAGACGAAAACTACCGGTCTCCAAGGAACGGGGAAGAATTTACACGTTGAAAGAGATAACTGCAATTGAGATCTGAGATGTCCATAACTTTCAGATTGGCAAGGAACTTCAAGTCATTTGATAGACTCACTCGTTTCCATCTCTACAGAACAATGTCGAGCCAAGGTTTCTTAGTAGATCATCCCCGTTACGCCTTCCTCAAAGAAGATCTTGGCCTAGAGTCATTCAATCAAGGAGTTTACAATGGCAAATGGTTTGCCAATGGAATGGTAAGCTGTTAATAATGTTAAGCATTTCTGTCAACTCATTGCTTGacttttttcgacttttttcaaGGTGGTCCAATCAGTCTCACCAGCCACAGGTGAAGTCATCGCTGAAGTCTCTCAAGGCAACGTAGATGATTACGATGCATGTGTTGTAGAGGCCAGGAAGGCATGGAGCACTTGGGCTGATGTCCCCGCTCCCAAACGGGGAGAGATTGTCAGGCAGATTGGAGTTGCGCTAAGAGAAAAGCTGGAGCCTCTTGGCAAGCTTGTCTCGATGGAAATGGGTATTATCGCTTGTCTCTCAATTCCTGTTTgacaaattattaatttgttttaatcattttGTAGGTAAAATTCTCCCCGAAGGTGTCGGAGAAGTTCAAGAGTATGTCGACATTTGCGATTACGCAGTCGGCCTCTCGCGAATGTTTGAGGGCAAAGTAATTCCATCAGAGAGACCCAATCACACCCTGCTGGAAATGTGGAATCCTTTGGGAACCATTGGCATCATTTCGGCCTTCAACTTTCCTGTGGCCGTTTACGGCTGGAACAACGCCCTCTCTATGGTCAGTACTCAAACAGAAAATCTATTAATTTATCTGacagtttgaatttcaaatttattctttgatttcattcaGATTTGTGGCAATACGATGATCTGGAAAGGCGCCCCATCGACACCCTTGTGCAGCATCGCCACCACCAAGATTGTGGCCCAGGTGCTGGAAAAGAACAACCTTCCAGGTGCCATTTGCAGTCTCATCTGTGGTGGAGCTGATGTCGGCAGTGCCATGGCCAACGACCCCCGTCTACCACTCATCTCGTTCACTGGCAGCACCAAAGTTGGCAAGCAGGTGGCCGTGGCCGTCCAGAGCCGATTTGGCCGCAATTTGCTCGAACTGGGCGGCAACAACGCCATTCTGGTCGACGAGAGCGCCCCAATCGATCTAGTCATCCGGGCGTCCGTTTTCTCCTGCGCTGGAACCTCTGGCCAGCGCTGCACAACCACCCGTCGTCTCATTTTACACGACAAGGTCTACGACACGGTCCTGGCCGGTTTGGTCAAAGCCTACGAGCAGCTTTTGCCCAGAATGGGCGATCCCCTCGAGTCTGGCGTCCTGCTGGGCCCACTGCACAATCAGGCGGCCGTCGATTCGTTCACTGCCACCATTAAAGAAGCCGAGGCCCTGGGCGGCCATGTGGTTTTCGGCGGCAAAGTCATGACGGACCGTCCCGGCTTCTTTGTCCAGCCGACCATCATCACGGGATTGAAGCCGACGGCGTCTGTGGTCATGAGCGAATGTTTCGCTCCCATTCTCTACGTGCTCAAGTGCCAGGACATGGACGAGGCCATGGCCATCAACAACAGCGTCGACCAAGGTCTCTCGTCCAGTATGTTCACCCAGAACCTCGGTCAGATCTTCAAGGTAcgtagaaaaatgaaatgatcacaaaattatttattggaatattcaaattaattgcaTTTAAATTGGAATAGTGGCTGGGACCGAAAGGATCGGACTGCGGGATCGTCAACGTCAACATCGGAACGAGCGGAGCCGAGATTGGTGGCGCTTTTGGCGGTGAGAAACACACGGGAGGCGGCCGGGAGTCTGGATCGGATTCCTGGAAGCAGTACATGCGCCGAAGCACTTGCACAATCAATTACGGCAAAGATTTGCCACTCGCTCAAGGCATCAAATTCGaatgaaacaagaagaaggaattgttgatttgatttgtttatttttgaaataataatttgggtTCAGAATACTCTATTCAGTGCTTGATCAGATACAAATAACAAGATGGTATTACTAAAGTTGTCACGTAACGCGTTATAAAATACAGCTAATGTTAACATTTGGCGCAGATTTGTTTTACTTAGACTACAATTCGAAATGTTGAGTTCAAAACTGGTTGGTTGggtaaatcattttgatattttgagTTTGAAGCTCAAATTAAAACTCGGTGAACTTTTTCCAGTTTCTCTAAAGTTCCATTT
Encoded proteins:
- the LOC124200654 gene encoding putative aldehyde dehydrogenase family 7 member A1 homolog is translated as MSITFRLARNFKSFDRLTRFHLYRTMSSQGFLVDHPRYAFLKEDLGLESFNQGVYNGKWFANGMVVQSVSPATGEVIAEVSQGNVDDYDACVVEARKAWSTWADVPAPKRGEIVRQIGVALREKLEPLGKLVSMEMGKILPEGVGEVQEYVDICDYAVGLSRMFEGKVIPSERPNHTLLEMWNPLGTIGIISAFNFPVAVYGWNNALSMICGNTMIWKGAPSTPLCSIATTKIVAQVLEKNNLPGAICSLICGGADVGSAMANDPRLPLISFTGSTKVGKQVAVAVQSRFGRNLLELGGNNAILVDESAPIDLVIRASVFSCAGTSGQRCTTTRRLILHDKVYDTVLAGLVKAYEQLLPRMGDPLESGVLLGPLHNQAAVDSFTATIKEAEALGGHVVFGGKVMTDRPGFFVQPTIITGLKPTASVVMSECFAPILYVLKCQDMDEAMAINNSVDQGLSSSMFTQNLGQIFKWLGPKGSDCGIVNVNIGTSGAEIGGAFGGEKHTGGGRESGSDSWKQYMRRSTCTINYGKDLPLAQGIKFE